Below is a genomic region from Candidatus Cloacimonadota bacterium.
GACTGAAATACGAAGATGAAAAACAATGCAATTGGTCGTTTGGCCTTACATAGATAGTGAGTAACGAGGGATATCAGATGCCCTCAAACAACCAGAGAAACAATGAGTTGGAATTTACACCAACATTGGGGACTCAACAGCGTTACCACCGTCCTGCCACAATTTTCTATCTACAGATATCCTCTTTTATCAGTTATTGTATTTTATCCTGAAACAACCTCCACAGGGCGCATGGGGATGTTTTTGGCCAACGCCCAGCTCAGGTTTTGCTCAAGTTTTCACGGAAGGATTAGAAGATATTCTTCCTTGCGGCACAATCTGTTAACCAATTGTATGTCAGGCTGGTGCCACTTCCTTAGCCGTCTTTTCTTCACCCCTTGCTAGCCTCCCGTATTATTCCCCCATGCCATGCGGGTATTATTCGGGAGGCAACTTATAGGCAAAATGGACAGGGCTAAGGACGTATGCGGAAAAACTTAGCTTGACAGGAAATCCCGGTATTCTGGAGGCTGTCGAGATTATGATGAACCCACTGGAAGAAAAAGTGAATCCTCCTTTTGACTTTACCCTGAAAAGCATGATCGACAGGTCCTGTGAACTATACAACCGCAAGCCGGCATTATCAAACGTGGATGGCGAACCCATAACTTATGGCGAAATGCGCAAGCATATCGATGGCCTGGTGCGCATGATGAAAGAGCAAGGCATCGTGAAAGGCGACAGGGTGGCGCTTTTGGGCCAGAATATGCCGAACTGGGGCATTGCCTATCTGGCCATTACCTCCATGGGCGCTGTGGTGGTGCCCATCCTCACGGATTTTCACGTGAACGAAATCCTGAACATTCTGCGCCACTCAGAGGCCAGGATGGTCTTCGTTTCCGGCGCCCATTACGACAAAATCGGCTACGCGGACCTGGACCCCAGGATCACCCTGGTGGCCCTCGACAACTTTGAACTCTTGGAACACAAAGCTCCCAAAGACCTGATCGGCGGCCTTATCTACGAGCCACTTAAACAGTTGCAGAAGCTAAGCAGCCGCGCCCTCAAGGCAGTGGGGCTGTTCGACGGCAAAGTCCACGAGGACGACCTTGCCGCGCTGATCTATACTTCCGGCACCACCGGGTTTTCCAAGGGCGTGATGCTGAGCCACAAAAACCTGGTTCTGGATGCCTGGATCACCACCCAGTTCCAGCCGGTGAAGGTAACAGACCGCCTGCTTTCGGTTTTGCCGCTCTCCCACACCTATGAATGCACGGTGGGGTTCATCATTCCGATGATGTGCGGCGCCTGCATTTACTATCTGGACAAACCGCCCACGGCGCGGGTGCTGGTCCCGGCCATGCAAAAGATCAAGCCCACCATGATCCTCACAGTGCCGCTGATCATCGAAAAGATATTCAAGATGCAGGAGCATCCGCAACTGACAGCCAATCCGCTGTTCCGCAACCTCTACAAAATGCCGCCTACCCGTAAGCTGCTACACAAGCTCGCCGGCAAGAAACTGATGAAGACATTCGGCGGCCAGTTGCATTTCTTCGGCATCGGCGGAGCGCTGCTATCCTGGGAAGTGGAACGCTTTCTGAACGAAGCCGGCTTCCCCTACGCCATCGGCTATGGACTAACGGAAACGGCGCCGCTGATCGCCGGCAGCAATCCCCAGTCCACGCGCTTCCGTTCCACCGGCCATGTATTGGAGCATCTGCAGGTGCGCATTGACAATCCCGACCCCAAAACCCGCATCGGCGAAATCCTTGTGAAGGGTGATTCGGTGATGAAAGGTTATTACAAAGACCCTCAGCGCACAGCGGAAGCCTTCACGGAAGACGGGTTTTTTCGCACCGGCGACCTTGGCATCCTGCGCAAAAACCGCTACCTCTATATCATCGGCCGCACCAAAAACGTGATCGTGGCCGCCTCCGGAGAAAACATCTATCCTGAGGAGGTGGAAAACAAGCTGAATGAACACGAAGCTGTTCTGGAATCCCTGGTGCTGGAAGTGGGCGGACAGCTCACCGCGCGTGTCTTCCTGAACCCCGAATACCTGGAAAAACACTACCATCCGGACAAAACAGGCAGCGTTAACTATCAGAGAAATCTGAACCTTCTCCTGGAAGAGATCAAGACGGCTGCCAACCTCAACCTCTCCGCCT
It encodes:
- a CDS encoding long-chain fatty acid--CoA ligase, encoding MNPLEEKVNPPFDFTLKSMIDRSCELYNRKPALSNVDGEPITYGEMRKHIDGLVRMMKEQGIVKGDRVALLGQNMPNWGIAYLAITSMGAVVVPILTDFHVNEILNILRHSEARMVFVSGAHYDKIGYADLDPRITLVALDNFELLEHKAPKDLIGGLIYEPLKQLQKLSSRALKAVGLFDGKVHEDDLAALIYTSGTTGFSKGVMLSHKNLVLDAWITTQFQPVKVTDRLLSVLPLSHTYECTVGFIIPMMCGACIYYLDKPPTARVLVPAMQKIKPTMILTVPLIIEKIFKMQEHPQLTANPLFRNLYKMPPTRKLLHKLAGKKLMKTFGGQLHFFGIGGALLSWEVERFLNEAGFPYAIGYGLTETAPLIAGSNPQSTRFRSTGHVLEHLQVRIDNPDPKTRIGEILVKGDSVMKGYYKDPQRTAEAFTEDGFFRTGDLGILRKNRYLYIIGRTKNVIVAASGENIYPEEVENKLNEHEAVLESLVLEVGGQLTARVFLNPEYLEKHYHPDKTGSVNYQRNLNLLLEEIKTAANLNLSAFSRIKKIVQQREPFEKTATQKIKRFLYQ